From the genome of Bosea sp. Tri-49, one region includes:
- a CDS encoding cupredoxin domain-containing protein → MTTAFKLAAIAVLFSAGAALAGPGGAGHGHGDETAYGKPGDPKKPARIVQVAMAEKDGKMSFIPDRIEVRRGEQIRFQLRNNGELDHELVVATLEENLKHAVEMQKNPDMEHDDPNAKRLAPKKTGEIVWAFTKAGEFDFSCLIPGHREAGMTGKIIVK, encoded by the coding sequence ATGACGACAGCATTCAAGCTCGCCGCGATCGCGGTCCTGTTCTCTGCCGGCGCCGCCCTGGCAGGCCCCGGCGGGGCGGGGCACGGCCATGGCGACGAGACCGCCTATGGCAAGCCCGGCGATCCCAAGAAGCCGGCCCGCATCGTGCAGGTCGCGATGGCCGAGAAGGACGGCAAGATGTCCTTCATTCCCGACCGGATCGAAGTACGTCGCGGCGAGCAGATCCGTTTCCAGCTGCGCAACAATGGCGAGCTCGATCATGAGCTCGTCGTGGCCACGCTGGAGGAAAACCTCAAGCACGCCGTCGAGATGCAAAAGAACCCCGACATGGAGCATGACGATCCGAACGCCAAGCGCCTCGCGCCGAAGAAGACCGGCGAGATCGTCTGGGCCTTCACCAAGGCCGGCGAGTTCGATTTCTCCTGCCTGATCCCCGGTCACCGCGAAGCCGGCATGACCGGCAAGATCATCGTCAAGTAA
- a CDS encoding response regulator — protein sequence MEQAPAAMTADDHGHILVVDDDPQIRLLVARFLQRYGYQVTGAPDGRAMMEALAHSAIDLIVLDLMLPGRSGVELCRDVRATSQVPIVMLTARTEESERISGLEGGADDYVTKPFSPRELLARIRAVLRRARAARGSAAQQASAIVTFDGWRMDLRRRELLSPSGTLIDLSTGEFDLLVAFVEHANRVLSREALMQFAKTRTSDDPFDRTIDVQISRLRRKLEADANGSQLIKTVRGAGYLFASQVDHQQGQPA from the coding sequence ATGGAGCAGGCTCCCGCCGCGATGACCGCCGACGACCATGGCCATATCCTGGTGGTCGACGACGATCCGCAGATCAGGCTGCTCGTCGCGCGCTTCCTGCAGCGATACGGCTATCAGGTCACCGGCGCGCCGGACGGGCGCGCCATGATGGAGGCGCTGGCGCACAGCGCCATCGACCTGATCGTGCTCGACCTGATGCTACCCGGGCGCTCCGGCGTCGAGCTCTGCCGCGACGTGCGCGCGACCTCGCAGGTGCCGATCGTGATGCTGACCGCCCGAACCGAGGAGAGCGAGCGCATCAGCGGCCTCGAAGGTGGCGCGGACGACTACGTCACCAAGCCCTTCAGCCCGCGCGAATTGCTGGCACGGATAAGAGCCGTGTTGCGGCGCGCACGTGCGGCGCGGGGTTCTGCCGCCCAGCAGGCGAGCGCGATCGTGACTTTCGACGGCTGGCGCATGGATTTGCGGCGGCGCGAGCTGCTATCGCCGTCCGGGACGCTGATCGACCTCTCGACCGGCGAGTTCGACCTGCTCGTCGCCTTCGTCGAGCACGCCAATCGGGTGCTGTCGCGCGAGGCGCTGATGCAATTCGCCAAGACGCGGACGAGCGACGACCCGTTCGACCGCACCATCGATGTCCAGATCAGCCGGTTGCGCCGCAAGCTCGAAGCCGACGCGAACGGCAGCCAGTTGATCAAGACGGTCCGCGGCGCCGGCTACCTGTTCGCCTCACAGGTCGACCACCAGCAAGGACAGCCCGCTTGA
- a CDS encoding ATP-binding protein: protein MTSLAKRLWPDTVASRAILILVAALFAFHLLGYWAYRVGVENLATAGQDRGLAERIVSIKRAIASLPQAPERDRVAHDLSSASLEVHWSKVSLILGSAPMTERTRAMETRLKELAPELAAESFRVGFADDGALGAGEANAYKHMMLVSVQLEDGSWVNFSSSALGASQHLDWGLTAIMICFAVAIVVVALLLLRWATRPLRDLALAAERFSLDQTPQPLPETGPVEVRRAARAFNTMRERIRSLVTERMQAMAAVSHDLRTPITRLRLRSEFLEDEATRALIDADLGEMEAMIDSTLDYLRGGTSSEPLRPVDLASVIETIVDEHVDQGHSVSLVGLKSAPVQGRLLSLKRAASNIIGNAVKYGQTVRVSITDANDSFSVTVEDEGPGIAEADRERVFHPFVRLEESRGRQTGGSGLGLTIALAITRSHGGSVTLENRTEGGLRVTLSLPKLERSASESSS, encoded by the coding sequence TTGACGAGCCTCGCCAAGCGGCTCTGGCCCGATACGGTCGCCAGCCGCGCCATCCTGATCCTGGTCGCGGCGCTGTTCGCCTTCCATCTGCTCGGTTACTGGGCTTATCGCGTCGGCGTCGAAAACCTTGCGACGGCAGGCCAGGATCGCGGCCTCGCCGAGCGCATCGTCTCGATCAAGCGGGCGATCGCGAGCCTGCCGCAGGCGCCGGAACGCGACCGCGTCGCGCACGACCTGTCGAGTGCGAGCCTCGAAGTGCATTGGAGCAAGGTCAGCCTGATTCTCGGCTCGGCGCCGATGACCGAGCGGACCCGGGCGATGGAAACCCGGCTCAAGGAGCTGGCGCCGGAACTGGCGGCGGAATCCTTTCGGGTCGGTTTCGCCGACGATGGCGCGCTCGGTGCCGGCGAGGCCAATGCCTACAAGCACATGATGCTGGTCTCGGTGCAGCTCGAAGACGGCTCCTGGGTCAATTTCTCCTCCTCCGCGCTTGGTGCCTCACAGCATCTCGACTGGGGCCTGACCGCGATCATGATCTGCTTCGCGGTCGCCATCGTCGTCGTCGCGCTGCTGCTGCTGCGCTGGGCGACACGACCCTTGCGCGATCTCGCTCTGGCGGCCGAGCGCTTCAGCCTCGACCAGACACCGCAACCCCTGCCCGAAACCGGCCCGGTCGAGGTTCGCCGCGCCGCGCGCGCCTTCAACACGATGCGTGAGCGTATCCGAAGCCTCGTCACCGAGCGGATGCAGGCGATGGCGGCCGTCTCGCACGACCTGCGCACACCGATCACGCGCCTCAGGCTCCGCTCCGAGTTCCTCGAAGACGAGGCGACCCGCGCCCTGATCGACGCCGATCTCGGCGAGATGGAGGCGATGATCGACTCGACTCTCGACTATCTGCGTGGCGGGACTTCCAGCGAGCCGCTGCGCCCGGTCGACCTCGCCTCGGTGATCGAGACGATCGTCGACGAACATGTCGACCAGGGTCACTCTGTCTCGCTCGTCGGGCTGAAGTCGGCTCCGGTCCAGGGCAGGTTGCTCTCCCTGAAGCGCGCGGCGTCCAACATCATCGGCAATGCCGTGAAGTATGGTCAGACGGTGAGGGTCAGCATTACCGATGCCAACGACAGCTTCTCCGTCACCGTTGAGGATGAGGGACCTGGCATCGCGGAGGCCGATCGGGAGCGGGTGTTCCACCCCTTCGTCCGGCTGGAGGAATCGCGCGGTCGTCAGACCGGTGGCTCGGGCCTTGGGCTAACGATCGCGCTCGCCATCACTCGATCGCACGGTGGTTCGGTCACGCTGGAGAACCGCACCGAAGGCGGTCTGCGCGTCACGCTCTCCTTGCCGAAGCTGGAGCGCTCCGCATCGGAGAGCAGCTCATAG
- a CDS encoding multicopper oxidase family protein produces MTTLSRRGFIGSSGLVLAGATAVSGRTAFAAVPEAPTMTEATTQAPLVPTTGPDYQPVATLNGWTLPWRMNGDWKEFHLVAEPVVRELAPGMKGYLWGYNGQSPGPTIEAVEGDKVRIYVTNKLPESTTIHWHGQRLPNGMDGVGGLNQPHIPPGKTFVYEFQLRRSGTYMYHPHSDEMVQMAMGMMGFFVVHPKDPAFRRVDRDFVFLLNAFDIEPGSYVPRVAEMTEFNMWCWNSRVFPGIAPLVVGKNDKVRIRFGNLTMTNHPIHMHGYEFKVSCTDGGWVDPAAAWDEVSIDCAVGQMRAFDFVADELGDWAIHCHKSHHTMNAMGHSVKNYIGVNKKDLAKRIARIAPGYMPMGSNGMGEMGSMEMPLPENTLPMMTGFAQFGPVEMGGMFSVVKVRESLAKNDYKDPGWFKHPEGTVAFEYKGQKLAEAPRGASPDSGIEPTEWRVKDPRKPNLGPDGKPRPAAKNPHSNH; encoded by the coding sequence ATGACCACGCTATCGCGCAGAGGCTTCATCGGCTCGTCCGGGCTAGTCCTGGCCGGAGCGACCGCAGTGTCGGGACGCACAGCCTTCGCCGCCGTGCCGGAGGCCCCGACCATGACCGAGGCGACGACGCAGGCGCCGCTGGTGCCGACGACCGGACCAGACTACCAGCCGGTCGCCACGCTCAACGGCTGGACCTTGCCCTGGCGCATGAACGGCGACTGGAAGGAGTTCCATCTCGTCGCCGAGCCGGTGGTGCGCGAACTCGCGCCCGGCATGAAGGGCTATCTCTGGGGTTATAACGGCCAGTCGCCGGGGCCGACCATCGAGGCGGTCGAGGGCGACAAGGTCCGCATCTACGTCACTAACAAGCTGCCGGAGAGCACCACGATCCACTGGCACGGCCAGCGCCTGCCCAACGGCATGGACGGCGTCGGCGGCTTGAACCAGCCGCATATCCCACCGGGCAAGACCTTCGTCTACGAGTTCCAGCTCAGGCGCTCGGGCACCTACATGTACCATCCGCATTCGGACGAGATGGTCCAGATGGCGATGGGGATGATGGGCTTCTTCGTCGTCCATCCGAAGGACCCGGCCTTCCGCCGCGTCGATCGCGACTTCGTCTTCCTGCTCAACGCCTTCGACATCGAGCCCGGCTCCTATGTGCCGCGCGTCGCCGAGATGACCGAGTTCAACATGTGGTGCTGGAACAGCCGCGTGTTCCCGGGCATCGCCCCGCTCGTGGTCGGCAAGAACGACAAGGTCCGGATCCGCTTCGGCAACCTGACCATGACCAACCACCCGATCCACATGCACGGCTACGAGTTCAAGGTCTCGTGCACCGATGGTGGCTGGGTCGACCCGGCGGCGGCCTGGGACGAGGTCTCGATCGATTGCGCCGTAGGCCAGATGCGCGCCTTCGACTTCGTCGCCGACGAGCTCGGCGACTGGGCGATCCACTGCCACAAATCGCACCACACCATGAATGCGATGGGGCATTCGGTGAAGAACTATATCGGCGTGAACAAGAAGGACCTGGCCAAGCGCATCGCCAGGATCGCGCCGGGCTACATGCCGATGGGCTCGAACGGCATGGGCGAGATGGGCTCGATGGAGATGCCGCTGCCCGAGAACACCTTGCCGATGATGACGGGCTTCGCCCAGTTCGGCCCGGTCGAGATGGGCGGCATGTTCTCGGTGGTGAAGGTCCGCGAGAGCCTCGCCAAGAACGACTACAAGGACCCCGGCTGGTTCAAGCACCCGGAAGGTACCGTCGCCTTCGAGTACAAGGGCCAGAAGCTCGCCGAGGCGCCGCGCGGCGCCTCCCCGGACAGCGGCATCGAACCGACCGAATGGCGGGTCAAGGACCCGCGCAAGCCGAATCTCGGGCCGGACGGCAAGCCGCGGCCTGCGGCGAAGAACCCGCATTCCAACCACTGA
- a CDS encoding copper-binding protein: MLRTATTLAFILIALPAAAQSISGTVTKVDEPQGKLTINHGPIKNLDMDAMTMVFRAGDPAILKGLKAGTKVKFDADRVNGQITVTKLQKAK; this comes from the coding sequence ATGCTCAGGACGGCAACCACCCTCGCATTCATCCTCATCGCCTTGCCGGCTGCGGCGCAGTCGATCAGCGGCACGGTCACCAAGGTCGACGAGCCCCAGGGCAAGCTCACCATCAATCACGGCCCGATCAAGAACCTCGACATGGACGCCATGACGATGGTGTTCCGCGCCGGCGATCCGGCCATCCTGAAAGGGCTCAAGGCGGGAACCAAGGTCAAGTTCGACGCCGACCGCGTCAACGGCCAGATCACCGTCACCAAGCTCCAAAAGGCGAAGTGA
- a CDS encoding carbohydrate ABC transporter permease translates to MSVDRRSTMLALGAARYVTMSLIALVLLLPLIWLVVSSLRPPADIFAHGSRLGWGMLIPDRLTLENYTSLIGTGFPRAVGNSLFVALTTMVVGVIINAAAGFAFAVFDFRFKNVIFAFVLAAAMMPFEAIVIPLYILVQSLGLIDSYAALILPDLANGFVIFMFRQFFAGLPRELYEAARVDGASWGHIWLKIALPISWPVVLTGGIMLFMHQFEAFFWPLVAAPSPEHTLVQVAIARNISLEGTEWGRLFSSTTLAGLVALVPFLLFQKFYIRNFVTSGLK, encoded by the coding sequence ATGAGCGTCGATCGCCGCTCCACCATGCTGGCGCTCGGCGCCGCGCGCTACGTCACGATGTCGCTGATCGCGCTCGTATTGCTCTTGCCGCTGATCTGGCTGGTGGTCTCCTCGCTGCGCCCGCCCGCAGACATCTTCGCCCATGGCAGCCGGCTCGGCTGGGGCATGCTCATCCCCGACCGGCTGACGCTGGAGAACTACACCTCGCTCATCGGCACCGGCTTCCCGCGCGCCGTCGGCAATTCGCTCTTCGTCGCGCTGACCACAATGGTGGTCGGCGTCATCATCAACGCCGCCGCGGGCTTTGCCTTCGCGGTCTTCGATTTCCGTTTCAAGAACGTCATTTTCGCCTTCGTCCTCGCGGCGGCGATGATGCCGTTCGAGGCGATCGTCATCCCGCTCTACATCCTCGTGCAGAGTCTGGGCCTGATCGACTCTTACGCCGCGCTGATCCTGCCCGACCTCGCCAACGGCTTCGTCATCTTCATGTTCCGCCAGTTCTTCGCCGGCCTGCCACGCGAGCTCTACGAGGCGGCGCGGGTCGACGGGGCGTCATGGGGCCATATCTGGCTGAAGATCGCGCTGCCGATCTCCTGGCCGGTGGTGCTGACCGGCGGCATCATGCTGTTCATGCACCAGTTCGAGGCGTTCTTCTGGCCGCTGGTGGCGGCGCCGTCGCCGGAGCACACGCTCGTGCAGGTGGCGATCGCGCGCAATATCAGCCTGGAGGGCACGGAATGGGGTCGCTTGTTTTCCTCGACCACGCTCGCCGGCCTCGTCGCGCTCGTGCCGTTCCTGCTGTTCCAGAAGTTCTACATCCGTAACTTCGTCACGAGCGGGCTGAAGTAA
- a CDS encoding TolC family protein: MMLPSYPTALSLPNGRRLLRWSLLAGTAVLLGGCAGFSADGGMAPIQTATYTEIGKDVVKISDDKIALTAKARVDQLLRKPLTADAAVQVALLNNRGLQAAFNELGIAEAQMVAASLPPNPRFGISKLSGRFEVEIERQIVGSLLALVTLPARAEIAGDRFKTAQLRAVEAVLRLAADARRQHYRLVAANAQVAFYQEAKGSADAASELFKRLGESGGVNKIDQAREFAFEAELTVQLAQARQQQSQERERLIRQLGLWGEDLKFRVGTLPPLPRLQSVKAIEAEALRKRVDIQIARAELDTLAKSLGLANATRFVNDIDLLGRRTYDRGRSVGADGHVEREASRNRTLELEIDIPIYDFGQSKVALAEQTYMQAANRLAEKAVNARSEAREAYTAYRANYDITRQYQNNVLPLRKIIQDQSLLHYSGMLNDVTDLITDARNRILSNVAAINARRDFWIAHTDFKHALIGGGSGGGGPATVAAAGGGDAGGGGH, translated from the coding sequence ATGATGTTGCCCTCCTATCCGACCGCTCTAAGCCTTCCGAATGGTCGCCGCCTGCTGCGCTGGAGCCTGCTCGCCGGCACGGCAGTTCTGCTCGGCGGGTGCGCCGGTTTCTCCGCCGATGGCGGGATGGCGCCGATCCAGACCGCGACTTACACCGAGATCGGCAAGGATGTCGTCAAGATCAGCGACGACAAGATCGCGCTCACGGCCAAGGCGCGGGTCGATCAGCTCCTGCGCAAGCCGCTGACGGCCGATGCCGCGGTGCAGGTCGCGCTGCTCAACAATCGCGGCCTGCAGGCCGCTTTCAACGAACTCGGCATCGCCGAAGCGCAGATGGTCGCGGCCAGCCTGCCGCCCAATCCGCGCTTCGGCATCTCCAAGCTCTCCGGCCGCTTCGAGGTCGAGATCGAGCGCCAGATCGTCGGCAGCCTGCTCGCGCTGGTGACCTTGCCGGCCAGGGCCGAGATCGCCGGCGACCGCTTCAAGACCGCGCAATTGCGGGCGGTCGAGGCGGTGCTCAGGCTCGCTGCCGACGCGCGTCGGCAACACTATCGCTTGGTCGCCGCCAACGCCCAGGTCGCCTTCTACCAGGAGGCCAAGGGCTCCGCCGATGCGGCCTCCGAGCTGTTCAAGCGGCTCGGCGAGTCCGGCGGCGTCAACAAGATCGACCAGGCGCGCGAATTCGCCTTCGAAGCCGAACTGACCGTGCAACTCGCCCAGGCGCGCCAGCAGCAGAGCCAGGAACGCGAGCGGCTCATTCGCCAGCTCGGGCTCTGGGGCGAAGATCTGAAATTCCGGGTCGGCACCTTGCCGCCGTTGCCACGGCTGCAATCAGTCAAGGCGATCGAGGCCGAGGCGCTGCGCAAGCGCGTCGATATCCAGATCGCGCGAGCCGAGCTCGACACGCTGGCAAAGTCGCTCGGCCTCGCGAATGCGACGCGCTTCGTCAACGACATCGACCTGCTCGGGCGCCGCACCTATGACCGCGGCCGCAGCGTGGGCGCCGACGGCCATGTCGAGCGCGAGGCCAGCCGCAACCGCACGCTGGAGCTGGAGATCGACATCCCGATCTATGATTTCGGCCAGTCCAAGGTCGCGCTTGCCGAGCAGACCTACATGCAGGCCGCCAACAGGCTGGCGGAGAAGGCGGTCAACGCCCGCTCGGAAGCGCGCGAGGCTTATACCGCCTATCGCGCCAATTACGACATCACCCGGCAGTACCAGAACAACGTCCTGCCGCTGCGCAAGATCATCCAAGACCAGTCGCTGCTGCACTACAGCGGCATGCTGAACGACGTCACCGACCTCATCACCGATGCCCGCAACCGTATCCTCTCGAATGTCGCGGCGATCAATGCCCGCCGCGATTTCTGGATCGCCCATACCGACTTCAAGCACGCGCTGATCGGCGGCGGCAGCGGAGGCGGCGGCCCGGCCACGGTAGCCGCAGCTGGCGGCGGCGATGCCGGCGGCGGCGGACACTGA